A stretch of Lathyrus oleraceus cultivar Zhongwan6 chromosome 6, CAAS_Psat_ZW6_1.0, whole genome shotgun sequence DNA encodes these proteins:
- the LOC127096510 gene encoding uncharacterized protein LOC127096510 produces the protein MARPIESVMDINDSKDLWKIVVRCRHLWTVRSSSNKEHLELILVDSKLDMIQAIVPSHLVSKYVGDLAVGASYIMQNFKVSNNDFSFKSTTHGYKLVFCGSTYVKKTELPEIPIDYFNILGLASIADGKFQPNVLVDVVGGVTEILQTQINSDNNKSKFVFMITDMSKIAVQCTLWGNFALQFYEYYKNHGEDVNIVVLLQNARIKAAQGGFPLNVSNAWSGTKLIINDISNVEIKKLKDRYFTNILAYQISLMIFSYNVVHGDRILLYIDSFI, from the exons ATGGCGCGACCGATTGAATCCGTGATGGACATTAACGATTCTAAAGATTTGTGGAAGATTGTTGTTCGTTGTAGACATCTCTGGACTGTGAGAAGTTCGTCAAACAAAGAACACCTTGAACTAATTTTGGTTGATTCTAAG CTGGATATGATACAAGCAATTGTACCATCCCATCTGGTGTCGAAATATGTGGGCGATCTTGCCGTAGGAGCTTCATATATCATGCAGAACTTTAAAGTCTCAAACAACGATTTCTCCTTTAAGTCTACTACTCACGGATACAAGTTGGTATTTTGTGGTTCAACTTATGTTAAGAAAACGGAACTCCCGGAGATTCCTATAGATTATTTCAACATTCTTGGTTTGGCGTCCATTGCTGATGGAAAATTTCAGCCTAATGTATTGGTTG ACGTAGTTGGAGGAGTTACTGAAATTCTGCAGACTCAGATAAACTCAGATAACAACAAAAGTAAGTTTGTGTTTATGATCACTGACATGAG CAAAATTGCCGTGCAGTGTACACTATGGGGTAATTTTGCATTGCAATTTTATGAATACTACAAGAACCATGGGGAAGATGTGAACATTGTTGTTCTATTACAAAACGCAAGGATAAAGGCTGCGCAAG GAGGTTTTCCTTTAAATGTATCCAATGCTTGGAGTGGCACAAAGCTGATCATTAATGATATTAGTAATGTTGAAATTAAGAAGCTGAAGGATAGGTATTTCACAAACATCTTGGCGTATCAGATTTCCCTTATGATTTTTTCGTATAATGTCGTACATGGTGATAGAATTTTACTCTATATTGATTCTTTTATATAA
- the LOC127093020 gene encoding uncharacterized protein LOC127093020 isoform X1, whose product MTCNLNAELPKLSSSSLQVETTQTSQYSDFDKFIWKVEVISLAEIAMLKQETTCVTIAKLEKFEVGNSGWYYDGYAECTKSVAVKDGKLKCYANHISSEPVPRYKLEVLGVDGKFKSRFVFWDSDCFKLIGKSALQMKNELVEAGEDNPLEFPFGLDAMLKKELAIRAVFQPKFNRLSVISFKDDEDSRKKVKDTFKSHEDVSKIPISLSFSQDDMKSLSEPLSVSADFDPNAANSVMTPYKRINPEASEDVESVQLSSTKTMKPVKKEDGR is encoded by the exons ATGACTTGCAACCTAAATGCTGAACTGCCAAAGCTTTCTTCATCAAGTTTGCAAGTTGAAACAACTCAAACCTCACAGTATTCCGATTTTGATAAATTTATATGGAAGGTCGAAGTCATTAGTTTGGCTGAGATCGCGATGCTTAAACAA GAAACAACATGTGTCACCATAGCGAAGTTGGAGAAGTTTGAAGTTGGTAATTCCGGTTGGTATTACGATGGTTATGCTGAATGTACTAAGAGCGTCGCTGTAAAAGATGGCAAACTTAAGTGCTATGCAAATCACATAAGTTCTGAACCCGTGCCAAG GTACAAACTTGAAGTGTTGGGAGTTGATGGTAAATTCAAGTCTCGTTTCGTCTTTTGGGATAGTGACTGTTTCAAGTTAATTGGAAAATCTGCTCTACAGATGAAAAATGAATTAGTGGAG GCTGGTGAAGACAATCCGTTAGAATTCCCTTTTGGTCTTGATGCTATGTTGAAGAAGGAGTTGGCAATTAGAGCTGTTTTTCAACCGAAATTTAATCGTCTTTCGGTTATTAGCTTTAAAGACGATGAAGATTCACGTAAGAAAGTTAAGGACACCTTCAAGTCTCATGAG GATGTATCGAAAATTCCAATTTCATTGTCTTTCTCACAAGATGATATGAAGAGTTTATCG GAACCTTTATCTGTATCTGCTGATTTCGACCCCAATGCTGCGAATTCTGTGATGACCCCCTATAAACGTATAAATCCTGAAGCGTCAGAAGATGTTGAAAGTGTTCAACTTTCCTCTACGAAGACGATGAAACCTGTAAAAAAGGAAGATGGTCGATAG
- the LOC127093020 gene encoding uncharacterized protein LOC127093020 isoform X2: MLKQETTCVTIAKLEKFEVGNSGWYYDGYAECTKSVAVKDGKLKCYANHISSEPVPRYKLEVLGVDGKFKSRFVFWDSDCFKLIGKSALQMKNELVEAGEDNPLEFPFGLDAMLKKELAIRAVFQPKFNRLSVISFKDDEDSRKKVKDTFKSHEDVSKIPISLSFSQDDMKSLSEPLSVSADFDPNAANSVMTPYKRINPEASEDVESVQLSSTKTMKPVKKEDGR; encoded by the exons ATGCTTAAACAA GAAACAACATGTGTCACCATAGCGAAGTTGGAGAAGTTTGAAGTTGGTAATTCCGGTTGGTATTACGATGGTTATGCTGAATGTACTAAGAGCGTCGCTGTAAAAGATGGCAAACTTAAGTGCTATGCAAATCACATAAGTTCTGAACCCGTGCCAAG GTACAAACTTGAAGTGTTGGGAGTTGATGGTAAATTCAAGTCTCGTTTCGTCTTTTGGGATAGTGACTGTTTCAAGTTAATTGGAAAATCTGCTCTACAGATGAAAAATGAATTAGTGGAG GCTGGTGAAGACAATCCGTTAGAATTCCCTTTTGGTCTTGATGCTATGTTGAAGAAGGAGTTGGCAATTAGAGCTGTTTTTCAACCGAAATTTAATCGTCTTTCGGTTATTAGCTTTAAAGACGATGAAGATTCACGTAAGAAAGTTAAGGACACCTTCAAGTCTCATGAG GATGTATCGAAAATTCCAATTTCATTGTCTTTCTCACAAGATGATATGAAGAGTTTATCG GAACCTTTATCTGTATCTGCTGATTTCGACCCCAATGCTGCGAATTCTGTGATGACCCCCTATAAACGTATAAATCCTGAAGCGTCAGAAGATGTTGAAAGTGTTCAACTTTCCTCTACGAAGACGATGAAACCTGTAAAAAAGGAAGATGGTCGATAG